The genomic region ccagtagcacattgtgttagctaatccaagataATCATTTAAAAGGGTAattgaacattagataaaccttttgcaattatgttaccacagctaaaaactgtggagctgattaaagaagcaataaaactgtccttctttagactagttgagaatctggagtatcagtatttgtgggttcgattacaggctcataaTGGTCAGTCcactcttgttctgagaaatgaaggctattccatgcgagaaattgccaagaaactgaagatctcatacaacctGTGTtcaactcccttcacagaacagcgcaaactggctctaatcagaacagaaagaggagtgggaggcccggggcacaactgagcaggaggacaagtacattagagtgtttagtttgagaaacagacacctcacaagtcctcaactcgcagcttcattaaatagtacccgcaaatcaCCAGTCTcagcgtcaacagtgaagaggcaactctgggatgctgaccttctaggcagagttcctctgtccagtgtctgtgttcttttgcccatcttaatcttttctttttattggccagtctgagatatggctttttctttgcaactctgcctagaaggccagcatcccagagttgcctcttcactgttggcgttgagactggtgatttgctggtactatttaatgaagctgacagTTGAGGAATTGCTGCCAGAGACTAGGCGATCACAAAATGTTTCCCCAACTCCCAGTGACCTCTGCTACCAGGCCACCAATTGGTTGCTAGGGAGCAGGACACCTGACAGTCCTTCTGCCTGCTCCAGGTCAGagcctcctcagtctctctccaagtagacaagagtgatggagtgcgtgGACAGAAGTGAGTGATGTTGTTATTGAGCGTTGTGCATTTACTGTTGGTTGTTACTATTGCTAGTGGTTAATAGTAGTTGATGCTGTGTATTATACAGTCCTTTGCTTTTGTCACTATCTCCTTATACAGTTAATATTATTATTGCTCATGTGCTGTTTCTCATTTATTCTCAAACTATGTTTATTAGTATATTTATTCATATTATTCTCTGTCCAGAACCACATCCATCTCATATGTCCTCTGGAAATAAAGTTATTTAGTGTGAGTAGCGCTGTGCGGTTGCCGTAATCCTCTGACTGGGAAAGGTGGGTTTTCATGCTCAGTAGTTTACcacgtgtatcaagaatgatccaccacccaaaggacatccagcctagGCATTAAATGGTACCCGCAAATCACCAGTCTCAgcgtcaacagtaaagaggcgactctgggatgacactactgtgggaagcattggagtcaacatgggcccagcatccctgtggaaagctttcgacaccttgtggagtccatgcccccaacgaattgaggctgctctgagggaaaaaggggatgcaactcaatattaggaatgttttgtacactgtgtgatGATACTCTTATtcataacaaaaaaaaacaggtaGCTAAATATAATGTGCCTTTAATGAGAAGAGTTCAAATCTAGGCCTATTTATTTCATCTTTGGATTCTAAAATAGTTTGAAATCGGCATCTATTTCCTATTGTTAATTTCAtttccatgatcattgcagaataaattcctccACATTTACTGACTGTGATGGTTTCATACTTGCGAAATAACTTATAGGCCCTCTAGAGCGGGGCTGCTcaacctcttcctggagatctaccatcctgtgggttttcagtccaaccctaatttaacacacctgattctacttattatctgctcaacaagaccttaactagctgaatcagatgcgttaaattagggttggactaaaacctacaggacagtagatctccaggaagaaggGTTGGGCAGCCCTACTCTACAGAATCAATGTTTACAGGTCCAAAACAGCAAATGTCACTACAAAAGAAAACATTTTGCCACCTCCAAAGACTCAGCTGGTTTAAGAAAGAAATTCACTCATCATTGTCCAAGACCAAGTCAAGACTGAGTGAAAATAGATCCCAGACCGAGACACTCAACATGGGGTATCGAGACCGAACTTGAGACTAAGAAAAGGAAACTAAAAACATGGTGGTATTATTCATGAGAACAAGCGTTCAAACATTTTTATCGATTGGCATCAGTCAAAGTGCACAAGTAACATCATGTTAGtaactacccactgggcaaaaactggttgaatcaactttgtttccacatcatttcaaccaaaaaatgCAATGTGATTACGTTGAATCAATTATAGAAAACCTAAATCCAATACAATTGGTGAAAGaccatgtgttcttaatgttttgtatactgagtgtacaatatTCACACGAAATATGATCAAATTGATCAAATTAGACCCTCAATACCAGCGATATAGctgtatacagtgtatatattgtAGTGCAAGAGTTGGATCAGAGGAATATCTCACAACAAAGGAGGATGATCAAAAACAGATGGCGAGCCAGATCAGGGGTGAATAACGCAATGTTTCAGAGAAACAGACGATCACAAACTACATAATAAGTACCGTGTCTGTGACTGAGAGAATGCTTTTAATAGGGAGGAAGACGAGGAGCCTGCTCACAGGAAAACCACAAAGAAAGTCCATCAACTGGTGTGATTAGAGGTAAATGTCTCCTGCTCCTAACATGAGCCCAAACCATTTGCTTATCTGTCAGAGGAAATAACAATATTTTATTCAGGCTTTCTTTTTAACTATACTGCACAATAAAAAGCCGGTTTCATGTACAACTGCAGTATATATTGCCAACATCCAAAAGCAAGAAATAAGAAACAGTCTTGCTGTGGCTCCATATGACTCTCCACATTGTGCATTAGAGGCAATATTTTTCCTATCTACTGTAGTTATTAGCTTAATAAGATAATAGAGGTGCAGATACATAAGCAGTAAACAACGACACTGaacatttccatggaaatatagcaTGACAAGTGGGGTTTCATTACTCATGACATgcttgttgtaatggtcagaagCATGAATACATTTCTCATATTGGTGTTTTTGGAGGGTGAATTTAGTTGAGTTTTTTTATATCTTGCTAAAAATATCTGGTAAAGTAGATTAATAGTTTCAGTTAAATGTATCTGAGGTTTGGTTCAACAGTACTTCCGTCAATCTACTCAGCACAACTAGTCTCTGAAATATGATACGTTGAAGTTTCAGAAGGACAGGATGCGGCAAGAGTCTCGTCTAACTTTCCacccctactgtgtgtgtgtgtctgtgtgtgtgtgcatgtgtgcactcGTGCACCTGTTTGCAGGTGTGGATACGTGACAGCATACATGTACTGGTTGGTATGTGATCTGTAGACTGTCTGTGACTGTTGCAGGAGAATGTAGGCATCTTTGCCTCCCTCACATTAGAACTAACCACAATACAGATCATCTGTAAATTGTCCTTTGAATAatatttttagtccaggactaagcATTTTCTGTCTCTGGGAAAATCAGGGGAGGAGGGCCTTTGTCCGGGAGGTGACCatgaatccgatggtcactctgaaagagcaccagtgttcctctgtggagatgggagaaccatccagaaggacaaccatctctgcagcactccaccaatcaggcttttacggtagattggccagacggaagccactgctcagtaaaaggcacatgacagcccacttagagtttgccaaaaggcaccttaaggactctgagaccatgagaaacaagattctctggtctgttgaaaccaagattgaagtctttggcctgaatgccaagcaacaagtctggaggaaaccttgcacaatccctatggtgaagtatggtggtggcaacattatgctgtggggatgtttttcagtggcagggacagtgagactactcaggatcgagtgaaagatgaacggagcaaagtacagcgagatccttggcgaaaacctgctcaggagcactcaggacctcagactggggcgaagattcaccttccaataggataacgaccctaagcacacagccaagacaatgcaggagtgactttgggacaagtctctgagtgtctttgagtggcccagccagaacccggatttgaacccaatcaaacatctctggagagatctgaaaatagctgtgtagcgacgctccccatccagcctaacagaacttgagagggtctgcagagaagaatgggagacactccccaaatacagttgtgccaagcttgtagcatcatacccaagaagacttgagactgtaatcgctgccaaaggtgcttcagcgaagtactgagtaatgggtctgaatacttatttaaatgtaaattttcaggttttatttctaaaaacctatgcctaaaaatctgtttttgctttgccattatggggcattgtgtgtagattaatgggggggactgtttaatccattttagaataaggctgtaacgtaacaaaatgtggaaaaagtcaagggttctgaatactttccaaattcacTGTATATGGACTGAAAGAAACATTTCAGGAAAATAGCATCTTGATTTTCCCCAATGGCCAGAAaaaggtgacaaagacaacagtacatattttttttgcattatcTAGAATAATCAAGatcaatatcaaatcatgtaAAATACTAACAAAGACGAGAGAATGGTTGAAGTCAATTTATTCTGCGTACTTTTTTGTTTTACAGAAGAGAGCGTTTCAAATGGAGCAAAACTTTGGATTTGTATTTACTGTACCTTAACGGTCTTATACAAGAGggatacattattttattttatttcacctttatttaaccagttaggccagttgagaataagttctcatttacaacaacgacctggccaagataaagataagcagtgcgacaaaacaacaacacagagttacacatgaacaaacgtacagtcagaaaacacaatagaaagatctatgtacagtgtttacAGTGTATATGGAAGGTGAGGGGGAGCCACCCCTTTTTCAACAAACAAAGCCATCCCCCATAGAATAATCGACCATCCTGACCACTCAACTGTGCATCGAAACAGAATGTAAGCTCATGTTAACtggaaaaaaatgtaatgaaGTTGTGTTCTCACACCATTTACATCATAACCACTCCGCAGTCACTGGACTAAAATGTTAGAATGTGTCTACAACACTGCACATTGAAGGAGCGACTGAGGTGCTGAGTAAGTTGAAATTAAACTGGGAACCTGGAAAATAACAAGTAAACATGGAGAAATTGGGAGATTTGAATAGCATTTAGGAAATCTACATTTTTCAGTTTTGATGATCTGATGTTGCCAAcaatgtaaacatttttaaaaccaaatgTTATATTTTGCAGCTTGTAGCAAAGTATGTGGGCAATATCAATATCAATACTTTTGTTATAAGATCGGGCttttggggtttgccaactttTGCCGCAAAAATTGTTAAATTAACATTAGTCTTTTCCCCCATTTCTTTGTGGTGCATCTGGCTTAGATTATAAGCATTTTCAACGCAAAGATGAATTTCACCCAGAAAAATGACATTCCACTCTGGATCTTAATGACTTAATTTCAATAATTTAACTTTATTTCCTATTTACCTGTTTTTTGCATTATGTGTGAATATGTTATCTATTTATTGATTTAAAATTGTCTGAATCTATCGATTttgatcaaatatattttatttagtaaattgtaTCAAACCATAATGGAAGGAATTATCACACAGATGACAGAATAGATATAAATACAGAATATATACACTTAAGAATGTTAAGGGGAGTATGCCCCGGACCACTCCAAAATCCCCAAATTAAAATACCAACACATTAACAGATATTATGGATAGGCATGCAACACAAGCCAGGTGTCCGTGTGTGAAACAGTAAATTACGGCAGTTCCAAgcattttgggggccctaagcgagatttgcCCACCTCGcagacaaaacattttagtggccacGCTCATGGTGGCGGAGAGAAACATTTGGAGCTTTAAAGTTaatgtcctgcaattctacgCATTTTGCCATTGGGCGGAGAGaactttgcagttttaaagctaatttcctgcagttctacacatttttccaaggGATTGAGAGACATTTTATAAatgatttcctgcaattctacacatttggcCATGACTTAAGCCATGTTCatttgatatctgagtgagagtgactaacaaaatcaatgggtgccccctggaggtcagggcccctgggcagtAATTTGGACATTACTACATGGCTTAGATAGCTGGCGAGACTTACTTCCCAAGCAATCTATAAAATCTTAGCTGACATGggataattgagtgactgtcagtgactgacataacaagagaaaactgctgatgcagaACCACATTTCTAAACTGCACATGTGTATTCTACTATCCTACGTTTTTCTCTGGAGGGGCCTCTAGCGGCTGCTTACTGGATGTCAGCTACAGATAGAAACGGCACTGCAGTAGATGTATTAGATACTTATTTACAGTAACACAATGTGTGATAAATAAAGGACATCCTTTATTTAAAAAGAAAGAAACAGTATTTCTGTGAGACATACAGAGAGCCAGTGGTGTAGTTTCAGTGTGTCTGCAGAAGACTGTACAACCCATCTGGCTGGGCTGAGGTTGCTGGTCTGTCGGGGATTGAGCTGTATGCGTGGTGCGTATCAGACTAGAGAAAAGAAACAGACAGTTTAACTTCAGTCCTTTAattctacagtactgtaaatgtaatgtcattTAAAAGGATGTAACATCAATCTGAAACTGAGAGTCGTTAACAATCACCAAACACAGTGGGTGATTCTAACTTACATTGTCGTTTTCAGATGACAGATTTTCATTTTCTTTTAAAGGACCTGTACAACACAGagggagcctgtgtgtgtgtgtgtgtgtgtgtgtgtgtgtgtgtgtgtgtgtgtgtgtgtgtgtgtgtgtgtgtgtgtgtgtgtgtgtgtgtgtgtgtgtgtgtgtgtgtgtgcgcgtcactGTGGGTGTGGTTCTGCGTGTCACTTTACACTTCTACTCCTGACTCAAACCATCCTGTAGACGTACAGCTCTATTCTCATGCTCTAACACATTATCTTATGTATAACTTATATACATACATGGTTACTGATATGACTACCTCAGACCAAAATCCAAGCCTAAACAACTTTGAGTCCTATAAAAAGCTCTACATGATATGAATCTATGGGATAGAGTTAAATAGACAAACCTGGTGGTACAGATGTGAATGGTACAGAAGTGATCAGGCTGTAGACCCCTGCATTCTCTGAATCAgcctggaggaaagagagagagaaaggtcctTATTATCCctcagactgtctgtctgtaaaaaaaacAAGTATGTAAGTATATCCAGGGTTATTATTTTTGCTGTACTTACATCATTTGCATATTGCTGCACAGGACCTGCaactcacagagagagacaaagccaCAAGTGAGAGgtttggtgtctgtgtgtgtttgtgtgtgtgtgtgtgtgggggggggggttcaagaAGCTCTCACTAGTACATTTTAAGTTAGTATGGCTGGCATTGAGTGACCAAGTGTTATTGTGCTGAGGGTCACAAATGCATGTCTCAGGTCAGGAAGACGGGGACAGAAGACATTCTGTTACAAACTCACCTGAGGGCAAAAACGTGGACGGTACATAAGTGATGAGAGAATAGATCCCAGCATCCCTTGAATCCAACATGCCTGCACTGCTCATAGCTCCCATCACCAAATCACCTAcaacagaaaataaataaaattaaattaGATAtgtgtttgtacgtgtgtgtctagttgtgttagtagtgtgtgcagTGTTGGATGTATTTTGTTTTGGAACATACATTGGCTGTGATCATGCTATCTGGATGTAGGTCTGTACAACATAAAAGTATAAGAAGGTGGTGGTAAGaacatctcatcatggacaatacAGAACTAAAGGTTGATCCAATCTGCATCATATTCACAAGGGAATTCTTACCTCTGAGAATTGGTTTTCTCTGAAAAACAAATTAGACTAAATGAATGATGTTGAATATCTACACTACACAATATCACCAAAAGGAGTTGAAAGATTAACCCatgtcaaaggcacttacattaatatgagaaggaaaatgtttgcaaattatcTGTTATGCAGAATCAGAAGTACTCACTGTTAATCCCATCAGGAACACGCCCACTCCAGAAGCCATACCCACTGCTGTCTGCCATAATTGCACCGCTGTTTGGTGACATGATGTCATCAGGAGAGGTCATTAGCTCTTAATCCAAATGTAAATACTTCAATGGTAGACAGGTGTTAGAATACCCCTTTATTGTATATATGTGAGAAAAGACAGGTAGTCAgctaaacattttacatttgagtctgtggaggaaaatgttatgtttgtcttttctaataaccaattggACTGGGTTCAGGCAAGTGACTGATGGATAGTGAGGATTCCTCCCAGTAATGATCAGTAGAAGCAATTTGGTAGTACGCCAAGAACATTGTTTTGAAAACCGAAAAGGGTGTCTCAGTTTAAAGGTCTCAGCTTGaagagaagaagcctcgtgaggtattggttggtcacatgcatgaaccaaaCGTTAATGATGAATGAATTATGAATAATGAATTAACTAAATCTTGCAAATATAACATGTCTGTTTAAGCAGTATATAAGACAACTAATGGGACTTCTCCGGCGGAGCTCCCGACCCGATGTTTACTATGGTACattaagtttgttggaacctctccagcttgTTGATAATAAAGAATGATTCATTTAATATTCACTTCAGGTGTCCCTGATGGTAATTTCGACaacaagtcatttagcagaggttcttatccagagtgacttacattagtgcattcatcttaagatagctaggtgaggcaacaacatatcacaatcgtagcaagtacattttccctcaacaaagtaGTTATCAGTAAAGTCAGAGCTAGCAGGAAAAGACAAGTGTATTTTTGTTGTGGGATTACTAAATAAGGACACTTACCCAAAACTATTTTTTGACTGTTTGAattcacaacactgtctgtgGAGCTTTGACCTCCTGTTCACATACAAGATAGAGATGGTTTGTTAACAGTTAATACACATCACAACTTAGTCAACACCAATAAACAAAAGTTGTGTGGCCATACTCACTCTCAGTTGGACTCTTTGGGGTGTCAGTTGTCAAGGTAGGACTAACAGTCAAATCTGGTGCAAAGCAAAGTCATTGGATCTGGTTATACAATAAGGGATCTAAATGGGATGATTTAATCAATCCAATATCAACCTCTTTTCTAGTAATTAGGCACATATGTGATTAAAAAAGAATACAAAGACCTGGGTAAGGAGTcttttagacctagacttggccctccggtaccgcttgccatgcggtagcagagagaacaatttaTAACTAggtggctggagactttgacaatttttaggcccTTCCTCTGACCCCACCTGATATAgttgtcctggatggcaggaagcttgtctcctgtgacgtactgggccgtacacactaacATCTGCGGTcgaatgccgagcagttgccataccaagcgatgACGATATCAGTCAGgctgttctcgatggtgcagctgaagaactttttgaggatctgaggacccatatcaaaatcttttcagtctcctgagggagaatatgCTT from Salmo salar unplaced genomic scaffold, Ssal_v3.1, whole genome shotgun sequence harbors:
- the LOC123732748 gene encoding uncharacterized protein, coding for MLNSVPCTSLSRCPLPTGQKPNITVSLRENLIITCLIPGSVSYDTTCNLYVGEQSKRIFRAHIRKTKHTDSKCWFCQFAVAESDLIRRLQSVRSKEVSCDYGVSSGPNSLSQRSDAYNFTDLTVSPTLTTDTPKSPTERGQSSTDSVVNSNSQKIVLAVQLWQTAVGMASGVGVFLMGLTRKPILRGDLVMGAMSSAGMLDSRDAGIYSLITYVPSTFLPSGPVQQYANDADSENAGVYSLITSVPFTSVPPGLSI